The Bacteroidota bacterium genome contains a region encoding:
- a CDS encoding nucleoside deaminase: MDEFFKAAVDEAKRGLAEGGIPIGSVLVKDGKIIGRGHNKRVQESNPVFHAEIDCLFNAGRIGSYKGTTLYSTLMPCHLCSGAVVQFGIKKVIVGESITFNGAREFMESHGVEVIDLEDKECVDMMNKFIAENPQLWSEDIGEL, encoded by the coding sequence ATGGACGAATTTTTTAAAGCAGCCGTAGATGAAGCAAAGCGGGGATTAGCCGAAGGCGGAATTCCTATCGGCTCAGTGTTAGTTAAAGATGGAAAAATTATCGGTCGCGGACACAATAAACGAGTTCAGGAATCCAATCCTGTTTTCCATGCTGAAATAGATTGTCTCTTCAATGCAGGAAGAATAGGTTCATATAAAGGAACAACGTTATATTCTACATTGATGCCATGTCATCTTTGCTCCGGAGCAGTGGTTCAGTTCGGAATTAAAAAAGTTATAGTAGGGGAATCAATTACGTTTAACGGAGCAAGGGAATTTATGGAATCGCATGGAGTGGAAGTAATTGATCTTGAAGATAAAGAATGTGTAGATATGATGAATAAATTCATAGCAGAAAACCCACAATTGTGGAGTGAAGATATTGGTGAGTTGTAA
- a CDS encoding Ppx/GppA family phosphatase — translation MQEKNKRAAVIDLGTNTCLLLVSEFSNNKISTILDVQEVPRLGKGVDKDRVISDSMFEKIREIFLKYKRLAAENYCDNVFAFGTSALRDAANKDEFINYINSETGIEIDIIEGKKEAKFGFEGALIDFPGKTNQVVIDIGGGSTEVSLLNNGRLTSLSMNIGSVRLKEKFFSESYSDENLNKAEQFLLNSFVSLAYLNFEPYSLVGVAGTVTTLSALSQDLKKFESDKVNNSVLRLTDVERLFCMLVEMKESEILKLGEYMIGRNDIITSGAFILLKFMKHFKFEKISVSTKGLRYGAALEIFNSLL, via the coding sequence ATGCAAGAAAAAAATAAAAGAGCTGCAGTAATTGATCTTGGTACAAATACCTGTCTTCTCTTAGTATCTGAGTTCTCTAATAATAAAATCAGTACTATACTTGATGTGCAGGAAGTTCCGCGCCTTGGCAAAGGAGTTGATAAAGACAGAGTGATATCAGACAGTATGTTTGAAAAAATCCGTGAGATTTTTTTGAAGTATAAAAGATTAGCAGCGGAGAACTACTGCGATAATGTTTTTGCATTCGGTACAAGCGCATTGCGGGATGCTGCTAACAAAGATGAGTTTATTAATTACATTAATTCAGAAACAGGAATTGAAATAGATATAATTGAGGGAAAGAAAGAAGCTAAGTTCGGATTTGAGGGCGCGCTTATAGATTTCCCCGGAAAAACAAATCAGGTAGTCATTGATATCGGAGGCGGCAGTACGGAAGTATCTCTCTTAAACAATGGACGGTTGACATCGCTCAGTATGAACATCGGTTCAGTAAGACTTAAAGAAAAATTCTTCTCAGAATCTTACTCTGACGAAAATCTGAATAAAGCTGAACAGTTTTTGTTGAACAGTTTTGTAAGTCTTGCATATCTTAACTTTGAACCTTATAGTTTGGTTGGTGTTGCAGGGACGGTTACAACACTTTCAGCGCTTAGTCAGGATTTGAAAAAATTTGAATCTGATAAAGTTAACAATTCTGTTTTAAGATTAACGGATGTTGAAAGACTTTTCTGCATGCTTGTTGAAATGAAAGAAAGTGAAATATTAAAACTTGGTGAATATATGATTGGAAGAAATGATATAATAACTTCGGGAGCATTTATTCTTCTGAAATTTATGAAGCATTTTAAATTTGAAAAGATATCAGTCTCAACAAAAGGTCTTCGTTACGGCGCAGCGTTAGAAATTTTTAACAGTCTGTTATAA
- a CDS encoding cupin domain-containing protein, with product MKDIFDLSGINDFSKEIFETLFQNENVKIERIVSSGQITPEGEWYDSPQNEWIVLVQGEAELTFADGEVQKLQKGAFIAISAHRKHRVTYTSTNPKAIWLAVHF from the coding sequence ATGAAAGATATATTCGATCTCTCCGGCATCAATGATTTTTCCAAAGAAATTTTTGAAACGCTCTTTCAAAACGAAAATGTAAAAATTGAAAGAATTGTTTCATCGGGACAGATAACTCCGGAAGGCGAATGGTACGACTCCCCTCAAAATGAATGGATAGTTCTAGTCCAGGGTGAAGCTGAGCTTACATTTGCGGACGGAGAAGTCCAAAAACTGCAAAAAGGAGCGTTTATAGCCATATCTGCGCACCGAAAACACCGCGTTACATACACTAGCACAAATCCAAAGGCCATCTGGCTTGCCGTCCATTTCTGA
- a CDS encoding cupin domain-containing protein yields MSSRVDFLISKLNLKAHPEGGFFKETYRCEESVKKENLPSRFSGDRAHCTSIYFLLTSENYSALHKIQSDEIWHHYEGGTLEIYSIDESGKLTVHALGKNLENNEEQQVVIKAGEWFGSKVKDKDSYALVGCTVSPGFDFEDFVIGEKEDLLKKFPQHKVVIEKLAHKGFK; encoded by the coding sequence ATGTCCTCCCGAGTGGATTTTTTAATCAGCAAATTAAACCTTAAGGCGCATCCTGAAGGCGGCTTTTTTAAAGAGACTTATAGATGTGAAGAGTCTGTTAAAAAAGAAAACCTACCGTCAAGATTTTCAGGCGATAGAGCGCACTGCACTTCTATTTATTTTCTTCTTACTTCCGAAAACTATTCAGCACTCCATAAAATACAATCAGATGAAATATGGCATCATTACGAAGGCGGCACGCTTGAAATTTATTCTATAGATGAAAGCGGAAAGCTTACTGTTCATGCGCTCGGAAAGAATCTCGAAAATAATGAAGAGCAGCAGGTCGTAATAAAAGCAGGGGAGTGGTTCGGTTCAAAAGTAAAAGATAAGGATTCATATGCTCTGGTTGGATGTACTGTTTCACCGGGATTTGATTTTGAAGATTTTGTTATAGGAGAAAAAGAAGATTTGTTGAAAAAGTTTCCACAGCACAAAGTAGTAATAGAAAAATTAGCACACAAAGGATTTAAATAA